In the genome of Aureimonas sp. OT7, one region contains:
- a CDS encoding FadR/GntR family transcriptional regulator yields the protein MYASLDPSADHAALARMREYLLHAELEDGGRLPPERDLALSLGLSRGALRKALADLEAEGVLWRHVGKGTFTGARPIDGAADVAAMASRTNPIEIMGARLSIEPEIARVAALNATPASLARMRQCTERMLAAPDWRQYESWDNQFHRTVAEATQNTLLVGLLDTLNAVRRQVNWGRLRANPKRPPGNHHSFAEHEAIMAAIQDRDTQGASNAMRVHLQSVERNLKNA from the coding sequence ATGTACGCTTCACTCGACCCATCGGCAGACCACGCCGCCCTTGCCCGCATGCGGGAATACCTGCTGCACGCCGAGCTCGAAGACGGCGGTCGCCTGCCTCCGGAGCGGGATCTTGCATTGTCGCTCGGCCTGTCCCGCGGCGCGCTGCGCAAGGCGTTGGCGGACCTTGAGGCCGAGGGCGTGTTGTGGCGGCATGTCGGCAAGGGCACGTTCACCGGGGCGCGGCCCATCGACGGCGCGGCGGATGTCGCCGCCATGGCCAGCCGCACGAACCCTATCGAGATCATGGGGGCGCGCCTGTCCATCGAGCCGGAGATCGCACGCGTGGCGGCGTTGAACGCCACGCCGGCGTCGCTGGCGCGCATGCGCCAATGCACCGAACGCATGCTGGCGGCGCCGGACTGGCGGCAATATGAAAGCTGGGACAACCAGTTTCACCGGACCGTCGCCGAGGCGACCCAGAATACGCTTCTGGTCGGGCTTCTGGATACGCTGAATGCCGTGCGACGCCAGGTGAACTGGGGTCGGTTGCGGGCCAACCCGAAGAGGCCACCCGGCAACCACCACAGTTTTGCCGAACACGAGGCCATCATGGCGGCCATCCAGGACCGGGATACGCAAGGTGCGTCAAACGCCATGCGCGTGCATCTGCAGAGCGTCGAACGCAACCTGAAAAACGCGTGA
- a CDS encoding ABC transporter ATP-binding protein has translation MSNTVRAESAHAFDEAGGDTVVEVSGICKTYGDVEALRNVDLGFERGKLTTLLGPSGCGKTTLLKIIAGLVPATAGQVRVNGRVVTGPGPERAFVFQDFALMPWATVMRNVAFGLELRGVGQAERRRVAQRYIDEVGLSGFEEKYPHELSGGMKQRVGIARAFAVNADVLLLDEPFSAVDEQNRRKFQEDLLRLVALENKTFLFVTHSIEEAVYVSDRIVLLSPRPGRISRIIDPKIDRSTTPDEIRRDPGYLDTVEEIWHGLRHYAE, from the coding sequence ATGTCAAACACAGTGCGGGCGGAAAGCGCCCATGCCTTCGATGAAGCCGGCGGCGACACGGTCGTCGAGGTTTCCGGGATCTGCAAGACCTATGGCGATGTCGAGGCGCTGCGCAATGTCGACCTGGGGTTCGAACGGGGCAAGCTGACGACGCTCCTCGGCCCGTCCGGATGCGGCAAGACGACCCTGTTGAAGATCATCGCCGGGCTGGTGCCGGCGACGGCAGGGCAGGTGCGCGTCAACGGACGCGTGGTAACGGGGCCAGGGCCGGAACGCGCTTTCGTATTCCAGGACTTCGCATTGATGCCCTGGGCCACGGTCATGCGCAACGTCGCCTTCGGGCTGGAATTGCGGGGCGTCGGCCAGGCCGAGCGTCGCCGCGTGGCGCAGCGCTACATCGACGAGGTGGGGCTGAGCGGGTTCGAGGAGAAATATCCGCATGAGCTGTCGGGCGGCATGAAGCAGCGCGTCGGCATCGCCCGCGCCTTCGCCGTCAACGCCGACGTGCTGCTGCTGGACGAGCCCTTCTCGGCGGTGGACGAGCAGAACCGCCGCAAGTTCCAGGAAGACCTGTTGCGGCTGGTGGCCTTGGAAAACAAGACCTTCCTGTTCGTGACGCACTCCATCGAGGAAGCGGTCTACGTCTCGGACCGGATCGTGCTTCTGTCGCCGCGTCCCGGCCGCATCTCGCGTATCATCGACCCGAAGATCGACAGGTCCACCACCCCCGACGAGATCCGCCGCGACCCCGGCTATCTCGATACGGTGGAAGAGATCTGGCACGGCCTTCGGCATTACGCGGAGTAG
- a CDS encoding HAD-IIB family hydrolase — translation MFILHVALQGCLKGHGVEYGLTADTGGHIRYLLELVEASTQRDPGHRHVIATRRFSGIGPEYEIADEVCRPGVRILRLPTLSPGYVSKEDMHREVESFADGLVAWIEANGRPDIIHAHYADAGRAASIVRKRLGIPFVFTAHSLGRVKQAAFEAIDGGLPGMAERIEAEETALSDASLMIASSRDEAEVQYAMYRGYEPGRIRILPPGSDLAAFRDAVPTPGVEAEMARFLTDPSKPCLLAIARPVRRKNLTTLVEAFGRNAELRARANLVIVAGTRTDLAHCDAETSGVLAEILHLVDTYDLYGQAAYPKHHAPQDIPSYYAYAASQRGIFVNPALNEPFGLTLLEASAAGLPIIATDSGGPNDIVETCGNGILVDPRDADGIARAALAMLSDDARWHRYARSGASAADAYDWKSHVSRYDGLLRSILHPAGPHPRPTSLLVSDIDNTLVGCGDGLRAFRDWQCRQPGLAFGVATGRSFHSAMAIIEQENAPRPQVMITSVGSEIYHLASDGVSYMADTVWRRKVRRGWRREATIRAIEGIEGLTPQAPLEQRPFKLSYFSDGRTDTAATVRRRLEAAGIAASVVHSHGRYLDVLPHGVSKGSAVEFVRTSYRLPVNSVYVAGDSGNDVDMLGIMPQSIIVANYSDNLPGLPALAHAYVAQGTHARGIIEGVAHFRSNGGVGWKPAS, via the coding sequence ATGTTCATCTTGCACGTCGCACTTCAAGGGTGCCTCAAAGGACATGGGGTCGAATACGGGCTGACGGCGGATACCGGTGGCCATATCCGCTACCTCCTCGAACTGGTCGAGGCGTCGACGCAGCGCGATCCCGGCCACCGGCACGTCATCGCGACGCGCAGGTTTTCCGGAATCGGACCGGAATACGAGATCGCCGACGAGGTGTGCCGGCCCGGCGTTCGTATCCTGCGTCTGCCGACGCTCAGTCCCGGTTATGTCTCCAAGGAGGATATGCACAGAGAGGTCGAAAGCTTCGCCGACGGCCTCGTCGCCTGGATCGAGGCCAATGGCCGGCCCGACATCATCCATGCGCACTACGCCGATGCCGGGCGGGCGGCTTCCATCGTCCGCAAACGGCTGGGCATTCCATTCGTCTTCACCGCCCACTCGCTCGGCCGGGTCAAGCAGGCCGCCTTCGAAGCCATCGACGGTGGGCTGCCCGGCATGGCCGAGCGGATCGAGGCAGAGGAGACCGCCTTGTCCGATGCCTCCCTCATGATCGCCTCCTCGCGCGACGAGGCCGAGGTGCAATATGCCATGTACCGCGGCTACGAGCCCGGACGTATCCGCATCCTGCCGCCGGGCAGCGACCTTGCCGCATTCCGCGATGCGGTGCCGACACCCGGCGTCGAGGCGGAGATGGCGCGCTTTCTGACCGATCCGTCGAAGCCCTGCCTGCTCGCCATCGCCCGCCCGGTCCGGCGCAAGAACCTGACGACGCTTGTCGAGGCTTTCGGGCGCAACGCCGAACTGCGCGCCCGGGCAAACCTCGTCATCGTAGCGGGCACACGTACCGATCTTGCGCATTGCGACGCCGAGACATCGGGTGTCCTGGCGGAAATCCTGCATCTGGTGGACACCTACGATCTCTATGGACAGGCCGCCTATCCCAAGCATCACGCCCCGCAGGACATTCCGTCCTATTATGCCTATGCCGCCAGCCAGCGCGGCATCTTCGTGAACCCGGCGCTGAACGAGCCGTTCGGCCTGACCTTGCTGGAGGCTTCCGCCGCCGGGCTGCCCATCATAGCGACGGACAGCGGCGGCCCGAACGACATCGTGGAGACCTGCGGCAATGGCATTCTGGTCGATCCGCGCGATGCCGACGGGATCGCGCGCGCCGCGTTGGCGATGCTGTCGGACGATGCCCGCTGGCACCGCTACGCTCGAAGCGGGGCGTCGGCAGCCGACGCGTACGACTGGAAAAGCCATGTCTCGCGATATGACGGCCTTCTCCGGTCCATCCTCCATCCGGCCGGGCCGCACCCGCGCCCGACGAGCCTTCTGGTGTCCGACATCGACAACACGCTGGTCGGCTGCGGCGATGGCCTGCGGGCGTTCCGGGACTGGCAGTGCCGGCAGCCGGGCCTGGCCTTCGGCGTGGCCACCGGCCGCTCCTTCCATAGCGCCATGGCGATCATCGAGCAGGAGAACGCCCCCCGCCCGCAGGTGATGATCACCTCCGTCGGCTCCGAAATCTATCACCTGGCCTCCGACGGGGTCAGCTACATGGCAGACACCGTATGGCGGCGAAAGGTCCGGCGCGGCTGGCGTCGCGAGGCCACCATCCGCGCCATCGAGGGTATCGAAGGACTGACCCCGCAGGCGCCGCTGGAGCAACGTCCGTTCAAATTGTCCTATTTCTCGGACGGACGGACGGATACGGCGGCCACGGTGCGGCGCCGGCTCGAGGCGGCCGGCATCGCCGCCTCCGTCGTCCACAGCCATGGACGCTATCTCGACGTCCTGCCGCACGGCGTCTCGAAGGGTTCGGCGGTGGAGTTCGTCCGGACCAGCTACAGGCTGCCGGTCAACTCGGTCTATGTCGCGGGCGACAGCGGCAACGACGTCGACATGCTGGGCATCATGCCGCAGTCGATCATCGTCGCCAATTACTCCGACAACCTGCCCGGCCTGCCGGCCCTGGCCCATGCCTACGTAGCGCAGGGCACGCATGCGCGCGGCATCATCGAGGGCGTTGCGCATTTCCGATCCAATGGGGGAGTTGGATGGAAGCCAGCATCCTGA
- a CDS encoding glycosyltransferase family 4 protein — protein MASTHNTSSPLRVAQVAPGIFPVPPRDHGGTERMIGDLCVSLKQAGVEVTLFAPSDSAASVPQVGRLPSLLSLEKKYGSVPPSIPAVLEAVRMEELRLAVDNFDIIHCHGEFFHAALLGDRRRHSVTTIHWRVDELDRELFFASFPDLPVAAISAAQNAMLPPANRTRVVHHGIARDRYAAGPGKGGYLAFIGRMTDQKRPDTAIRAARAAGWKIKLAGTVDVGNPLYFEREVAPLLGPDAVYEGPLDDAGKQQLLQDAGALLFPVDWPEPFGLVMIESMACGTPVIAWNKGSVSEIVEDGASGFIVEDEAEAVSAIRRLGDLDRGVVRQRFEARFTSERMAADYIALYRSLLAGRAG, from the coding sequence ATGGCCAGCACGCACAATACCTCATCGCCGCTTCGTGTTGCCCAGGTCGCCCCCGGAATCTTTCCGGTCCCACCCCGCGACCATGGCGGAACGGAACGCATGATCGGTGACCTTTGCGTTTCTCTCAAACAAGCTGGGGTTGAAGTAACGCTGTTTGCGCCTTCGGATAGTGCGGCATCGGTGCCGCAGGTCGGTCGCCTGCCGAGTTTGCTTAGCCTGGAAAAGAAATATGGTTCCGTTCCGCCGTCGATCCCGGCGGTCCTGGAAGCAGTTCGGATGGAAGAACTAAGGCTGGCAGTGGATAATTTTGATATTATCCACTGCCACGGCGAATTTTTCCATGCGGCACTATTAGGCGACCGGCGCCGACATTCGGTAACGACAATCCATTGGCGTGTGGACGAGCTCGACCGCGAACTGTTCTTCGCATCCTTTCCCGACCTTCCCGTCGCGGCCATCTCCGCCGCGCAGAACGCCATGCTGCCTCCGGCAAACCGGACCCGCGTGGTCCATCACGGAATTGCCCGGGACCGGTATGCCGCAGGGCCGGGAAAGGGCGGCTACCTTGCCTTCATCGGTCGGATGACGGATCAGAAGCGTCCGGACACTGCCATCCGCGCGGCACGCGCCGCAGGCTGGAAGATCAAGCTGGCCGGTACGGTGGATGTCGGCAACCCGCTGTATTTCGAGAGGGAGGTCGCGCCTTTGCTGGGGCCCGACGCGGTGTACGAGGGCCCCCTGGACGATGCAGGCAAGCAGCAGCTTCTGCAGGATGCCGGCGCGCTCTTGTTTCCCGTCGACTGGCCGGAGCCCTTCGGCCTGGTGATGATCGAAAGCATGGCCTGCGGCACGCCGGTCATTGCATGGAACAAGGGTTCCGTATCCGAGATCGTGGAAGACGGCGCCTCCGGCTTCATCGTGGAGGACGAAGCCGAGGCTGTCTCGGCCATAAGGCGCCTGGGTGATCTGGACCGGGGCGTCGTACGGCAGCGCTTCGAGGCGCGTTTCACCTCCGAGCGCATGGCCGCCGACTATATCGCGCTCTACCGCTCGCTCCTGGCCGGAAGGGCGGGCTGA
- a CDS encoding fumarylacetoacetate hydrolase family protein: MNVHTASDSYVFTPLPIPTLPVAGTDKLFPVHRIYCVGRNFADHAIEMGHDPNREPPFFFQKNPDTLVLSGQDFPYPSSTKDVHHEIELVVALHKGGKDIPLDAAMSHVFGYAVGLDMTRRDLQGEAKKMGRPWETGKAFEASAPCTPLVPAADAGDITSGAIWLKVNGETRQSGDLNQMIWKVPEMISYLSGLFELQPGDLIFAGTPAGVGAVERGDEMLGHVDGIGELRTRVA, encoded by the coding sequence ATGAACGTGCATACCGCTTCCGATTCCTACGTCTTCACGCCTCTTCCCATACCGACGCTTCCGGTGGCCGGCACGGACAAGCTGTTCCCGGTGCATCGCATCTACTGCGTGGGCCGCAACTTCGCCGACCATGCGATCGAAATGGGACACGACCCGAACCGGGAGCCGCCCTTCTTCTTCCAGAAGAACCCCGATACGCTGGTTCTGTCGGGGCAGGATTTTCCGTATCCTTCGTCCACCAAGGACGTGCACCACGAGATCGAGCTCGTCGTGGCCCTGCATAAGGGCGGCAAGGACATCCCGCTCGACGCCGCCATGTCGCATGTCTTCGGCTATGCCGTCGGCCTCGACATGACCCGCCGCGACCTGCAGGGCGAGGCCAAGAAGATGGGCCGCCCCTGGGAAACGGGCAAGGCGTTCGAGGCATCCGCGCCCTGCACACCGCTGGTGCCCGCCGCTGACGCGGGCGATATCACCTCGGGTGCGATCTGGCTCAAGGTCAATGGCGAGACCCGCCAGAGCGGAGACCTGAACCAGATGATCTGGAAGGTGCCGGAAATGATCTCCTATCTGTCCGGCCTGTTCGAGTTGCAGCCCGGCGACCTGATCTTCGCCGGAACGCCGGCCGGGGTCGGCGCCGTCGAGCGCGGCGACGAGATGCTGGGCCATGTCGACGGCATCGGGGAGTTGCGCACGCGCGTCGCCTGA
- a CDS encoding ABC transporter permease produces the protein MARVFDRVPALWSVASLAVLCIAWQIAGLVPISFAFPTFTDTLAAFLQMLFDGSLGYAFFITLQPLVLGVAISATLGVGLGVLMGLSPKAEWFFAPVFIVLQAAPMAALVPLVTFVYGIGLTAKTLAVIMLALPVIALNSYKAVRHVNPSLVAMCRSFQGTRMQRVFKIIIPDASPVIFAGLRLGVAAGYIGVMLAELLITPTGIGDLITYHRSVADYAHMYAAVASIIVLSMLTLVALQRIETRYLRPERRSA, from the coding sequence ATGGCCCGGGTCTTCGACCGGGTGCCTGCGCTGTGGTCGGTGGCCTCTCTTGCAGTTCTGTGCATCGCGTGGCAGATCGCCGGCCTCGTCCCGATCAGCTTCGCGTTTCCGACCTTCACCGACACGTTGGCCGCATTCCTGCAGATGCTGTTCGACGGCAGCCTCGGCTACGCTTTCTTCATCACGCTGCAGCCCCTTGTGCTCGGCGTGGCGATCTCGGCAACGCTGGGTGTCGGACTGGGCGTCCTGATGGGCCTGTCACCCAAGGCGGAATGGTTCTTCGCACCGGTGTTCATCGTGTTGCAGGCAGCGCCCATGGCGGCGCTGGTGCCGCTCGTCACCTTCGTCTACGGCATCGGCCTGACGGCCAAGACATTGGCCGTCATCATGCTGGCGCTGCCGGTCATCGCGCTCAACTCCTACAAGGCGGTGCGCCACGTCAATCCTTCGCTGGTGGCCATGTGCCGCTCCTTCCAGGGCACGCGCATGCAGCGCGTGTTCAAGATCATCATCCCCGACGCATCGCCCGTCATCTTCGCCGGGCTTCGTCTGGGCGTCGCCGCAGGCTACATCGGCGTCATGCTGGCAGAGCTTCTGATTACGCCCACGGGGATAGGCGACCTCATCACCTATCATCGCTCGGTGGCGGATTACGCGCATATGTATGCCGCCGTCGCCTCCATCATCGTCCTGTCGATGCTTACCCTCGTCGCCCTGCAGCGCATCGAGACGCGCTACCTGCGGCCGGAAAGACGGAGTGCCTGA
- a CDS encoding ABC transporter permease subunit, with protein MTLFGIRIPMMASLIVWALLWEVVGRMDLIFLIPPMSDIIEAGIRLVQSQSWQNASIITVRSFLIGMAFAIGVGVPLGILMGLFKSVDKLMALWVNMFVSAPLSALVPVLMILFGLGETTVIVTVFLFAVWIIVLDARAGVMQVPRSLFEMGRSYGAGPWTLFRKIVLLSALPEILAGIRIGLIRGVKGVVIGQILVSIIGYGELFESFSRNFEMASFWALTIILFAAAMLLSAFVEHFESRIEYYAGARS; from the coding sequence ATGACGCTTTTCGGAATCCGTATCCCGATGATGGCGTCCCTGATCGTCTGGGCTCTCCTTTGGGAGGTCGTCGGCCGCATGGACCTCATCTTCCTCATCCCGCCCATGAGCGACATCATCGAGGCCGGCATCCGGCTGGTACAGAGCCAGTCCTGGCAGAACGCCTCCATCATCACCGTGCGCAGCTTCCTGATCGGCATGGCGTTCGCCATCGGCGTCGGCGTGCCGCTCGGTATCCTGATGGGCCTGTTCAAGTCGGTCGACAAGTTGATGGCCCTGTGGGTCAACATGTTCGTCTCGGCGCCGCTGTCGGCGCTGGTCCCGGTGCTGATGATCCTGTTCGGCCTCGGGGAAACCACGGTCATCGTCACCGTCTTCCTGTTCGCGGTGTGGATCATCGTGCTGGATGCCCGCGCCGGGGTCATGCAGGTTCCCCGCTCGCTGTTCGAGATGGGGCGCAGCTACGGAGCCGGTCCGTGGACATTGTTCCGAAAGATCGTGCTTCTGTCGGCCCTGCCGGAAATCCTGGCCGGTATAAGAATTGGTCTCATTCGTGGGGTCAAAGGGGTGGTCATCGGACAGATTCTCGTTTCCATTATCGGCTACGGTGAATTGTTCGAAAGCTTCTCCCGCAATTTCGAGATGGCCAGTTTCTGGGCACTGACCATCATTCTGTTTGCCGCCGCCATGCTGCTGTCGGCATTCGTCGAACATTTCGAGTCCAGGATCGAGTACTACGCTGGAGCAAGATCATGA
- a CDS encoding galactosyltransferase-related protein: MEASILTLVRGRHTSLANLMAGIAAQSVHPKEVVIAYMQPEPFADLPDPGCPVQTLFIPGEPMPLALARNAAASAARSELLVFLDVDCIASPRLVASYLAAAERDAEGVFLGEVLYLPQGAVDGGIDYARLDRLGRRHPAKPAMPDEGVRREPDHGELWGLSFAIRRICWDRIGGMDERFVGYGGEETDFALRLAAAGIPLFWTADARAYHQHHAVHIPPLQQFDHILRNAGLFHARHGRWCMDYWLGQFRDAGFIDWRPDEGLIDIRRRPTPSEIEAARQPGSVLYS; this comes from the coding sequence ATGGAAGCCAGCATCCTGACACTCGTCCGTGGCCGGCATACCAGCCTTGCCAACCTGATGGCGGGCATCGCCGCGCAGAGCGTGCATCCGAAGGAAGTCGTCATCGCCTACATGCAGCCGGAGCCCTTCGCCGATCTGCCCGACCCGGGTTGTCCGGTGCAGACCCTGTTCATACCGGGCGAGCCGATGCCGCTGGCGCTGGCCCGCAATGCGGCAGCCTCCGCCGCGCGCAGCGAGTTGCTGGTTTTCCTGGATGTGGATTGCATCGCCTCTCCCAGGCTCGTCGCTTCTTACCTGGCTGCCGCCGAACGGGACGCGGAGGGCGTCTTCCTGGGCGAGGTCCTGTATCTGCCGCAGGGTGCCGTGGACGGCGGCATCGATTACGCAAGGCTCGACCGCCTCGGCCGCCGGCATCCCGCCAAGCCCGCAATGCCGGACGAAGGCGTCCGGCGCGAGCCGGATCACGGCGAGCTATGGGGCCTGTCCTTCGCCATCAGGCGCATATGCTGGGACCGGATCGGTGGCATGGACGAACGCTTCGTCGGCTATGGCGGGGAGGAAACGGATTTTGCCCTGCGGCTTGCTGCCGCCGGCATACCGCTGTTCTGGACCGCGGATGCGCGAGCCTACCATCAGCATCACGCGGTCCATATCCCGCCGCTCCAGCAGTTCGACCACATCCTGCGCAATGCCGGGCTGTTCCACGCCCGGCATGGGCGTTGGTGCATGGATTACTGGCTCGGTCAGTTTCGCGACGCCGGCTTCATCGACTGGCGCCCGGACGAGGGCCTTATCGACATACGGCGTCGCCCCACCCCTTCGGAAATCGAGGCCGCGCGCCAGCCCGGCAGCGTCCTGTACTCTTGA
- a CDS encoding glycosyltransferase family 4 protein produces MRCCLLAWDYPPSPSGLSTAAREIAESLAASGCDMTVVTLDRRGSQQEHGVRLVGAAIDKGSSLARLRRWGGIGHLAAPVGFRRTVAALHRERPFDIVEATNWYAPAALLGRPGDAPLVTRMSTPAAYSRTAAQGVREKLDAMAADRLERRQIARSIGLISNSAEHARGMESHYGIGSGVPHAVIGLSLPPEFLAVAADAPFDAAGPARILFVGRAEERKGFAELLAAVERLAEEAETGSGPQFSLRLLGVSDADLPGGLSPAARARIDALGRQPQERLMREYTDAHIVAAPSRYESFGLVYQEALAFGRVLLASATDSSARDFVADGGVLAENTSADAITEALRPLIASADLRLHHRERALKAAGRFTRQSLARQTLDLYRAAIARHQGR; encoded by the coding sequence ATGCGGTGTTGCCTTCTGGCCTGGGATTATCCGCCGTCGCCGAGCGGCCTTTCAACTGCCGCACGGGAAATCGCCGAAAGCCTTGCAGCCTCCGGCTGCGATATGACCGTCGTGACGCTGGATCGACGCGGCAGTCAGCAGGAGCACGGGGTGCGGCTGGTCGGCGCCGCCATAGATAAGGGGTCTTCGCTGGCGCGGCTGCGGCGGTGGGGCGGTATCGGCCACCTTGCGGCGCCTGTCGGGTTTCGGCGCACGGTCGCGGCGCTGCACCGCGAACGGCCATTCGATATCGTGGAGGCGACGAACTGGTATGCACCGGCAGCCCTGCTTGGCCGCCCCGGGGACGCACCGCTGGTTACGCGCATGTCGACGCCGGCCGCATATTCCCGAACCGCGGCGCAGGGCGTGCGCGAGAAGCTCGACGCCATGGCGGCAGACCGGCTGGAGCGTCGACAGATCGCACGGTCCATTGGGCTTATCTCCAACTCGGCCGAGCATGCGCGCGGCATGGAAAGCCATTACGGCATCGGGAGCGGCGTTCCGCATGCGGTGATCGGCCTTTCCCTCCCGCCGGAGTTTCTGGCCGTGGCGGCGGACGCGCCGTTCGATGCCGCCGGCCCGGCGCGAATCCTGTTCGTCGGCCGGGCGGAAGAGCGGAAAGGCTTTGCAGAATTGCTGGCCGCGGTGGAGCGGCTGGCCGAAGAGGCGGAAACCGGTTCCGGCCCGCAGTTTTCGCTGCGACTTCTTGGCGTATCCGATGCCGACCTGCCGGGCGGACTTTCACCCGCTGCCCGAGCCCGGATAGATGCTCTCGGGCGCCAGCCTCAGGAGCGCCTGATGCGCGAATATACGGACGCGCACATCGTTGCTGCGCCCTCGCGCTATGAAAGCTTCGGCCTCGTCTATCAGGAGGCGTTGGCCTTCGGACGGGTCCTCCTGGCCAGCGCGACGGATTCCAGCGCGCGCGATTTCGTGGCCGATGGCGGGGTCCTGGCGGAGAACACATCGGCGGACGCCATCACCGAAGCCCTGCGCCCGCTGATCGCCTCGGCCGATTTGCGCCTGCACCACCGGGAACGAGCCTTGAAGGCGGCGGGACGGTTTACCAGGCAGTCGCTGGCGCGACAGACGCTCGATCTCTACCGCGCGGCCATCGCACGCCATCAGGGGCGATAG
- a CDS encoding ABC transporter substrate-binding protein: MSGMKLRALRRFALAATLLASASVVTAPALADPMRIAFGDIATVETLHLMAAIERAREAGVEIDVTYLKSEDIAAQAVVSGQADIGVGGPYALIQKVRAPIRIFMQLSTLQMYPVVDGNTYKEWKDLDGQEVAVHSRGSGTEALMQLAAQQNGISYSRISYIPGAEVRTGALLQGNVKATIVDASGRRILEREAPDRFIFLPLDTAPATDEALFANTDYLRENEEDVAKLVEAILTTWREVAENPAVMVELREKYNLLPDASAETVAEIEPYFTGAAEAGLPVNGGGEAAARGDFEFYTVSGALTGEPSELKVEDFWDLDALNAALAKLGSS, from the coding sequence ATGTCAGGAATGAAGCTGCGAGCCCTCAGGAGGTTCGCTCTGGCCGCGACACTTCTCGCATCCGCAAGCGTCGTCACGGCGCCCGCGCTGGCCGACCCCATGCGTATCGCGTTCGGCGATATCGCAACGGTGGAAACCTTGCACCTGATGGCCGCCATCGAGCGGGCGCGCGAGGCGGGGGTCGAGATCGACGTCACCTACCTGAAGTCCGAGGATATCGCCGCCCAGGCGGTGGTCAGCGGACAAGCCGATATCGGTGTCGGCGGACCCTATGCGCTCATCCAGAAAGTGCGCGCGCCCATCCGCATCTTCATGCAGCTTTCGACCCTGCAGATGTACCCGGTCGTGGATGGGAACACCTACAAGGAGTGGAAGGATCTCGACGGGCAGGAAGTGGCCGTCCACTCGCGCGGGTCGGGCACGGAAGCGCTGATGCAACTGGCGGCCCAGCAGAACGGCATCAGCTATTCCCGCATCTCCTATATCCCAGGCGCCGAAGTGCGGACCGGCGCGCTGCTGCAGGGCAACGTCAAGGCAACCATCGTCGATGCATCCGGCCGCCGCATTCTCGAGCGCGAGGCGCCGGATCGCTTCATCTTCCTGCCGCTCGACACGGCTCCGGCCACGGACGAGGCGCTGTTCGCCAACACGGACTACCTGCGCGAGAACGAAGAGGACGTCGCCAAGCTGGTGGAGGCGATCCTGACCACCTGGCGCGAAGTGGCCGAAAACCCCGCCGTCATGGTGGAGTTGCGGGAGAAGTACAACCTGCTGCCCGATGCGAGCGCCGAAACCGTCGCCGAAATCGAGCCCTATTTCACCGGGGCGGCGGAAGCGGGATTGCCGGTCAACGGTGGCGGCGAGGCCGCGGCACGCGGCGACTTCGAGTTCTATACCGTTTCGGGCGCGCTCACGGGCGAGCCGTCCGAGCTTAAGGTCGAGGATTTCTGGGACCTCGATGCGCTCAACGCCGCCCTCGCCAAGCTTGGCTCGTCTTGA